The Nicotiana tomentosiformis chromosome 2, ASM39032v3, whole genome shotgun sequence genome includes the window ACTGCAGGTGAACATGTCCCACTTTGCCCAGGTGTCCACATTCGAGACCCTCCATTTGATAGTGGCTCCTTAAATCCAAATGGATTTGATGAGACGAGGCTGAATGTGGGAGATGAAGGCCCATCCTGTGGAGTTTGAACGCCAGAAAGCCATCCTGAATCTGGTGGGGTTTGGCGACCAGGACTAGGAGGGGTTGAGAATGGCAAGAAGGGATAATGATGTTGTATCCATGTTGAATTGGCCGTGGGATTTTCCCAATTATCTTTCATCCTAGGAGTACGGGCAGTGGGAGAGCTCGAAGGTGGTGTCACAGGAGCACTTATAGAATCTCCAGGAATGCACAGATGGTGGGGAAACTTAGACGAGGAAGGCGATGAGCCAGATGATAGGTTCTTAAGCCAAGGAATGAGCGAGTTGGGATCAGAATTATTTTGGACATTGGCAATATAATGGGATGAGACTGGGCTGGGGATAGATGATGAAGCGGGACTTGGGTTATACGAAGCACCAGGGCTCAGTTGGTAAGACGAACAAGGGCTTACTGATGCCGAACCACCAATAATATCCATGTGGTGTACTGGCTTGCAACCCTGCAGAAAAGAACAGATGATAAGCAGCAATAAAGGGGGTAAATCAAATAGTCAACAGTGAGCTTCACCAGAATTATGCTATTATAGCAGAAAGAGAGCAGACATTTGCAAATGCATTGACTTGAAAGATTAGATGATCAAGGGCGTCCCGAGATCTTTTTAAAGCGTAAAAGCGTCCCCTTCACATGTCTTCAATTGCTTAAGTTCCAGAAAGTGTAAATTAGTTATTACTTAGGCCAGATTCATCAATTAAGTGACTAATATATTTTAGTTCATTCGCGTACGTACATCTATCAGCAGCATGAAGATGCCCTAAATCAGAAGCTTCCGCTCTTTTAATGAACATATAAATTGTCATAGAATGAGGAGTACCTACATTTAGGTTGTGCACATCTTGCTATTTGTAAGTAGCCAACTTCCACAACACCATTGACCAACCAACTTATCTCTTCAAAAACAAAACATGCCATAGATTGAAAGAATCATCCTGCTTGGTACCCATGGGATGGTCAATGTATCTCATGATTTAGCAAAGAAGGTATACAACAGTGACCTTTTAGGAGAACCAGTAGCAGAGATGGGCTAAAAAAGCAGCAGCTACCAAATTAAAACAATAACTACGAGTAGCAATAAAAATGACTATCAAATAACCCATCGACATTTACTCACAGGACCCGACATCTTGATTTGTGACCTCTTTAGGCTCATTAACGCATATACACATTTTAAGAGATCTTCCAGTTTAGGTCAACCAAAAGTTTCAAACAGACGTAAATGTGGTTCAGCAATTTAAACCTTCCTTTTTGATCCTCCCAAATTGGTGTCCCTTTAAGCAATGTTTTAAAACATTCAGTTTAACATAACAGTTAAGGGCCCCCCAATTTTTGCTATTTCTATCACAATTCTCTTTTGTATTGTACTCCAAAAATGATAGAGTTAACGTATGAACCTACATCTTTCCAAATTCCAACTAATAGAAAACAATTAAAATATTCAACTCTTCCCCTAAATCTAAGAGACACATCTGTCAAACTAGAAATATTACATTGGCATGTATCGAGTATTCAAATTGGTAAATTCTGATATTTTCAATGAACATAGTTTTTTCCAAAGAAATAATTCTTAGTAACTTGAAATGGTAACGAAGTAGGACAAATCCACATTATCTACAGGGAAATAAAGAATACTCTATTGGTCTAAAAAGAGCCAAGTCTATTTCCAGAAAGTGAGGACATTCTCCAATTGACTGAGACATTCTGAACTTATTCAATGTTTTGAAATTGCATATTGAGTAGCCATTAATACTTATTTATCAGTTCAATTATAATTGTTCCCACATAAAAAAGCTCCCCATTAATCCTAATTATAATCGTTCTCCATATATCTACAAAAGTTTTAAAAACTCATTTACACGCTCCAACCACATCTATGCTCGACCTCTAGTTTTCCTTATTTAGGCTCAATTTGACACCCACTTGAAAAATTCAAAATCCTATTTGTCATCATCTTGGTTATTCTCAAATGGCACCTTTTCAACTTTCAGCCACAACAATCATTTTATGTTGGTCCTCCCTCTCATCCCGTTGATCAAGACTCAGGAGTCAGGTACCATGTCCACTAAAGCCCTACATGTTAATGATAAAAGTATCCAAACATACCCATGAAAATTGGACATAACCCAAGTGCCAAAACAAGCCATAAAGGCATAAACAACATAGAATGATGGCACCATCAAAATATTACACAATTGTAACCCTACCATCCCAACAACTTTGAGAAAGGGTGTCCATATCCAATTATAATGTCAACTCTATAATTAAACTGCAATCCCAGCAAACACGTTACCCCCTCACCTCCTAGTCTATCATCAGCCTTTTTCCACATCACATCCAAAATTGATCTCCCCACACGCTCTACAGCCTTgactataattatatttataaaataaagataaaggaaCCAACATCATAATACAACCCAAGGATTTGGTATCTTACAAATTATTTTCCAGACAATGCTATAACTCGATAGTCCATAAGAAATAACCTACTCGCTTTGTTCTCTCTTATGTGGCACTATTTATTTAGttcattccaaaaagaatgacaacttcataatttaaaaataatttaattttaaactatACTTTTATAGTCACATAAATCTCATGGCATACAAGTTTCAAAATTTTTgtctttcttaaacttcgtgccaaAACACCACCACCTAAATTGAACAAAGTGAGTAACTTTTGTCATTTGTGAGATTTGAACTCTGATAGTGATACATCAAGGCCTTGGGGTTGTACTTCCGTGAATCAACGATTGGACCTTAATATTTAAAATTCCCAATCTACCCTTCATAAAGAGATTGCAGATACAGGACTCCAGAACTCAGGACTGCAAGCAATCAAAGGACTGGTAAAACCCTGAAATCAGCTGAAATGTCCATACAACCCATCAATTCCAAAAGGAAAAATGTGGGACCCTGGGAGTACAGCAGGGGCTATATAGTCAAATGAGCCTCTAGGTGAAATATTCAGACTTTCTGAAAACTCTGACTTTGGAGCAGAACAAATCTATGAAGAATTcgtctttttgattttttttcctctaaaaaaaataaattaatttacaaaatccaaatgACTGAATCACCaatctaaaaatatatatactgtAGTAAAAAATGAGTTTACCTTACGATAAGTGGTTCCATCATCTTCAACGATCCAACCAGCTTCTTTACAAAGAGCTTTCAATACCTCGTTATTATCACAGTGCTTAGGGAGCTTATAATTACCGTACATCCTTAATCCGGCGAAGATCTTGGCGGCGATCGCCCTCCGCCGCCGCTCTCTCCGCTTGTTGTTCTCTCTCTCCTTCCATGTCGGTAGCCGAGTGCCGGACGTCATTACCACGCCGCCGGTTCAATAGAAGACTTATAAACCGGAAAATTTCTCGACCGGTTTAGTTTCTGAACCGGGCTCTGGAATTCTGGAAGTAGAAATGAGAGAGCTAAGACGTGTTTGAGTTAAATATGGACATTGTGTTTGAGCTAAATATGAGCAGGTGAGTTGACAATTGCCACTGAATATTAACCAATTTACGGAATTGCCACTCCTATTGTTGTTTATTGATTAAAAAAAGTCCTGTAAATGTGGGCGGTGCACGTGTTGAGTCTTTTTACAGTAGTTTTTGGTGGGTAGTTGCGAGGAAAGGGCGTATTTGAAGTTTAATATGGGGGATCGAGTCAAATGAAAACGACAGCGTTTTGCGCTCTTTTGGTGGGGTCTATTATCTGTGGGAAATTTGTAAAGAACGGGGTTGGGGTAAGAATGGAATTTTAATTGGATGACCAAGTCAAAATTCAAAAAGGGAACAAAAACAATGATTGTGCTTCTGAATTTGGGGGTAGGAAATCTACCCTTTTGATATTTTGGATTTGAAAGGTACAAATTCCACCCTCATTTCTAAAAGCTGATGTCCTTTCTTGGtttctttttaaaattcttttGTAATGTATTATCAATAAAACAGTTACTACTATTGCATACTTAGGAAAAGTTTATCCACACTGATGTTTACAGTATTGATATAAGACATGTATTTTTATCTAATTATGATTaagtaaaatatatttttcactttAATTTTTAACTATAGAATTTAAATTATTTGGTTTGGTCTAAATACAATGGCTTGCACACTTGTCTTGCACATACAGTACCCAAGCAATAATTTACAAAAGAAGACACTACAAAAAATGGCGGATTATCAAACAACATATGGCTTCCAAATTGTTCATTCTACTACCAAATTTCGCTAGATCATCCGCAACTTTGTGCTGCTCTCCACATTCTTCGCCTCTAGTGTAAGTTGTTCACTTTGTTTTATAAGTTTAACATCTACTCCGACCCCTGTCGATATGTTACCCTATATATTTGGTTATATTGGCTATCTTTCGATTCTTGTATTTGTTGACGATACAACATAAGTTGATCGTCGATATAAAAAGTACTTCTCAAGTGATTAGGTGGGGACAAGATTCAAACATGCGGTTAAGGGTGGTAAGTGGGCCAGTCCAGGTTCGAGACCGGTCCGGAACCGCAGGCCAAACGGGCTAAACGTGTCAGGATCGTTTGGCCCGGTTTAGTGGGtctgggccggtcctatgatttcgGTCCGCCAGGCCCGAGACCATTTAGCCTGCCAGGGACCgggaccggtcccttagcgggtcaaacggtcccaacggctatatttttttttaaaaaaattaaaattttaaaaaaatatagtcgttgggctgtcaaaaatagtcgttgcctatttataaaatagtcatttaacctcCCTCcctcccccaactttgttttaaccccaaactttttataattatactttttccctattttcaactataaataccccctcattctttcattttttcttacaaaatcatcaatctatcacgatctctctctaatttccttctataattgctactattgcttactttattgttactaagtgtataatatataagctatattcgatatatatatatatatatatatatatatatatatatatatatatatatatatataagttatattcgatataagatgtatatatagtatagtgtatatatatattaaataaaatttaggtcacaattctataataaaatttacaaagcattgctctagatattttttttaacatccttttatctctaatatctatttttttattttttattttaaaattcgtTGGGctcacttagcccatttagcccgcgggccgggatCCTTTAGCCCAGGACCAAACGTTCCCGGTCCCGGACTGGTCCTTACAAAAAGATCGTTTAGTCCGGGATCGTTTGGCCCATTTAATTTGGgatcgggaccgtttggaccggttcacttggcccgtttagccccgggaccggcccacttgccacccttacctGCAGTCTCTGGTCATGAGCTTGATGAGTTGACGTCCTCTGCTCCACTCCTTCCCTTTCTCTTTTACTTTTCCCACCTAAGTTCCCCATTCAATCAATATTACTTTCTTGCTTTGATTACTAATAATTTTTATCTTTGAGtacctctattattgttgttacaaATTTCTGGCACgtccagtgggacaatctctacctctcatctcttcaaattaccaaatttcaagaacacaaaaatggCTCTTAAGAAGATCAACTTCAATCTCACTACTGCTAAGGTTACGGATTCCAAGTTTTCATCTGATGTGGAAAACTTGTTGGATGCTACTATGGAAAGCTTCTGGGAAATTTGTAACAACAAATTTTTGCGtcgagaaaaataaataatcaagatTGGAAAATTGCGTAACAaatgtagtatttgatttcaacaAATGAAAGTG containing:
- the LOC104101457 gene encoding BES1/BZR1 homolog protein 4-like isoform X2, which produces MTSGTRLPTWKERENNKRRERRRRAIAAKIFAGLRMYGNYKLPKHCDNNEVLKALCKEAGWIVEDDGTTYRKGCKPVHHMDIIGGSASVSPCSSYQLSPGASYNPSPASSSIPSPVSSHYIANVQNNSDPNSLIPWLKNLSSGSSPSSSKFPHHLCIPGDSISAPVTPPSSSPTARTPRMKDNWENPTANSTWIQHHYPFLPFSTPPSPGRQTPPDSGWLSGVQTPQDGPSSPTFSLVSSNPFGFKEPLSNGGSRMWTPGQSGTCSPAVGAGMDQTADIPMSDVISAEFAFGSNVKGVVKPWEGERIHEECVSDDLELTLGNSSTR